The following coding sequences are from one Thermostichus vulcanus str. 'Rupite' window:
- the rplU gene encoding 50S ribosomal protein L21 — protein MTYAIVETGGKQLWVEPGRFYDVERLPETDEDSALDLSQVLLVNHEGRVTLGHPYVSEAVVKARILHHRRGTKVIVYKMKPKKKTRKKKGHRQELTRVLIEAIELNGVALATAEPVAEPTSLVEATEGIPEDAE, from the coding sequence ATGACTTATGCGATTGTTGAAACCGGTGGCAAGCAACTTTGGGTTGAGCCAGGGCGTTTTTATGATGTAGAGCGCCTACCCGAGACGGACGAAGATAGTGCTTTGGATTTGTCTCAGGTTTTGCTGGTGAACCATGAGGGGCGGGTGACTTTGGGGCATCCCTATGTCTCGGAGGCTGTTGTTAAAGCCCGGATTTTGCACCATCGGCGTGGCACCAAAGTCATTGTTTACAAGATGAAGCCGAAGAAAAAGACCCGCAAGAAAAAGGGGCATCGGCAAGAACTAACCCGTGTGCTCATCGAGGCTATTGAGTTAAATGGCGTTGCATTGGCCACTGCCGAACCTGTAGCCGAACCAACCAGCCTAGTGGAAGCCACAGAAGGGATCCCTGAGGATGCGGAATAA
- the rpmA gene encoding 50S ribosomal protein L27 translates to MAHKKGTGSTRNGRDSNAKRLGVKRYGGELVHPGHILVRQRGTKFHPGTNVRMGGDDTLFSVVSGIVTFERYGKHRQKVSVYPAEVAAE, encoded by the coding sequence ATGGCTCATAAGAAAGGAACAGGCAGTACCCGCAACGGTCGTGACTCCAATGCCAAGCGGCTGGGGGTCAAGCGCTACGGGGGTGAGCTGGTGCATCCCGGCCATATTTTGGTGCGGCAGCGGGGGACTAAGTTCCACCCTGGAACCAATGTCCGTATGGGTGGGGATGACACTCTGTTTTCGGTGGTGAGTGGCATTGTCACCTTCGAGCGCTACGGCAAGCATCGACAAAAGGTGAGTGTTTATCCGGCGGAAGTTGCCGCTGAATAA
- a CDS encoding cellulose synthase has protein sequence MRVHLFRWFGSLHLAAGGMYLYWRLTAGLTGFASFLFWCAELFVWLAAIPFFLSRIPHELGHLPAPEVFQRAFFQMPRVDVLVMRRWDSPEATRQTALAALQLNYPWDRLFVHVVDLAEDEEMAKVARSIPCEYLACPEPTVDPLTHVLQSGKASGEYWLLIEPGQFPEPGLLLQTLPLFYDSPERAPIANSTGFVQVMLQTLGQPAAVHPLQQVLAVGSRGFQAAPLLGSGCLIRREALQGIPNLDSRKPVRLGCQMHRKGWTSHLVRETQVTGALLPLRNRRVALLALFSALKENPFWGGQTTLQQRLQYLWLTFWAAGGLAELAYLAVPVAFLWTGWMPVPAFDQRFFAWFLPYLVLGRVSWLLAFPPRLWRVAWNSERQTGSQFFQSIQALVQFLRGVIPDSEKPSQLSLGPQALAILLTLIAIGVGSVRYVSTWDPVWPGFVFGLLWAVYNLLILTVRPDDHDFASWQFTERQQPALAEDPSEN, from the coding sequence ATGCGCGTACATCTGTTTCGGTGGTTTGGCAGTCTACACTTGGCTGCTGGGGGGATGTATCTCTATTGGCGGCTGACGGCAGGATTAACCGGGTTCGCATCCTTTCTCTTCTGGTGTGCAGAGTTATTTGTCTGGTTAGCGGCTATCCCTTTTTTCTTGAGTCGCATTCCCCATGAGCTAGGCCATCTACCTGCGCCAGAGGTGTTTCAACGGGCCTTCTTCCAGATGCCAAGGGTAGATGTGCTGGTGATGCGCCGCTGGGACTCTCCAGAAGCAACTCGGCAAACGGCACTGGCTGCTTTGCAGCTGAATTACCCGTGGGATCGGCTGTTTGTGCATGTGGTCGATTTGGCGGAAGACGAGGAGATGGCGAAAGTGGCCCGCTCCATCCCCTGTGAATATCTGGCTTGTCCTGAGCCGACTGTGGATCCTCTCACCCATGTGCTTCAGTCGGGGAAAGCGAGTGGAGAGTATTGGCTCCTGATTGAACCCGGCCAATTCCCAGAGCCAGGTTTATTGTTGCAAACGTTGCCCCTCTTTTACGATTCTCCTGAACGGGCTCCAATCGCCAATTCCACAGGATTTGTTCAGGTGATGTTGCAAACCTTGGGCCAGCCAGCAGCCGTTCACCCCCTTCAGCAGGTTTTGGCCGTCGGATCCCGAGGTTTTCAGGCAGCCCCCCTGTTGGGATCCGGTTGTTTGATCCGACGGGAAGCCCTACAAGGGATCCCTAACCTAGACTCGCGCAAACCGGTGCGATTGGGGTGTCAAATGCACCGCAAGGGGTGGACTTCCCACTTGGTTAGAGAGACCCAAGTCACCGGGGCACTGCTGCCCTTACGCAATCGCCGGGTTGCTCTACTGGCCCTTTTTTCTGCCCTGAAGGAGAACCCCTTTTGGGGGGGGCAAACGACCCTGCAGCAGCGCCTGCAATACCTGTGGTTAACCTTCTGGGCGGCAGGAGGGTTGGCAGAACTGGCTTATTTGGCGGTGCCAGTGGCCTTTTTGTGGACAGGATGGATGCCGGTACCGGCTTTTGATCAGCGGTTTTTCGCTTGGTTTTTGCCTTACCTGGTGCTGGGGCGGGTCAGTTGGCTCCTGGCTTTTCCCCCGCGGCTGTGGCGGGTGGCATGGAACTCGGAGCGACAGACGGGCAGTCAGTTTTTCCAGTCGATTCAGGCCTTGGTTCAATTCTTGAGGGGGGTGATTCCCGATTCCGAAAAACCTTCTCAACTGTCCTTAGGGCCACAAGCTCTGGCCATTTTGCTCACCCTGATAGCGATTGGCGTGGGATCCGTTCGCTATGTTAGCACATGGGATCCCGTTTGGCCTGGATTTGTCTTTGGATTGCTTTGGGCGGTGTACAACCTGTTGATCCTGACGGTACGCCCGGATGATCACGATTTTGCCAGTTGGCAATTCACAGAGCGACAACAGCCTGCTTTGGCCGAAGATCCTTCAGAAAACTAG
- a CDS encoding MBL fold metallo-hydrolase, translating into MEPERPPLRLIPLGTDPHQQGCAYWLEMGSHPAPHGTERYRVLLDCGLPGSVLLNVLPGIPDAVICSHAHFDHMQGLPAFHRRYPQVPLYATPVTAHLAAGLWERGVWPGYDREVRFPPLRALPLGQAREILPHLMLTFFAAGHLPGAAATLLQNTQTTPAQTCVYSGDCSLASTRFAPGLDLTALRHWQPDLLLMEASLGATRYPARRHLENRLVERLLSALEAGQTVLLPLPVLGLGQELIFLLKAHHRFTQSLKDLKVWVAPGLAAGCDLYERLLSQMPEPVQNFATYQPLFWEPRLQPQVQPLTEADPLPQGLLLCDADAGPESWDPIWSRLLAQPQRSCLLVQLPEVELATPFERWPAVLRSRIQVESMTWHSHNDVGHLTQIIHTFRPQHLVLIHGSPKQAQDLADLPELCNRYHVHCPQPGHGLEFPDGRLQTPTKGSDLAHFKGSTAAEIGDPAVRYEGEVEEVWQDHPAPRSIAGVQVHLPAQITEDPRWLAWADTGLVEARWQGSELVLRGLSPRELIRPATPTPSHPRPPQAPIGTQRGMKCQSCRFARQILTPQTQAFRCDQERSPLYRLRVDPQDSCPYHQPQEIRSSG; encoded by the coding sequence GTGGAGCCAGAACGCCCCCCTCTTCGTTTGATCCCGCTGGGTACGGATCCCCATCAGCAAGGCTGTGCCTATTGGTTAGAGATGGGATCCCATCCTGCTCCGCATGGTACGGAGCGCTATCGTGTGCTGTTGGATTGCGGGTTGCCCGGCTCGGTTCTCCTGAACGTTTTGCCTGGGATCCCGGATGCGGTCATCTGTAGCCATGCCCACTTCGACCACATGCAGGGGTTGCCCGCCTTTCATCGTCGCTACCCGCAAGTGCCTCTTTACGCCACTCCTGTCACGGCCCATTTGGCCGCGGGTCTTTGGGAGCGGGGAGTCTGGCCCGGTTATGACCGCGAAGTGCGTTTCCCCCCTTTGCGGGCTTTGCCCCTTGGCCAAGCGCGGGAAATTCTGCCCCACCTAATGCTCACCTTTTTTGCCGCCGGACATCTGCCAGGGGCAGCAGCGACGCTCTTGCAAAATACCCAAACCACCCCCGCCCAAACCTGTGTGTACAGCGGCGACTGTTCGTTGGCCTCCACTCGTTTTGCGCCTGGCTTGGATCTGACGGCGTTGCGCCATTGGCAGCCGGATTTACTTCTAATGGAAGCCTCACTGGGGGCTACCCGCTATCCGGCCCGTCGCCATTTGGAAAATCGCTTGGTGGAGCGGCTGCTCAGTGCTCTGGAAGCGGGCCAAACCGTGTTGCTGCCGCTGCCTGTGTTGGGGTTGGGGCAGGAACTGATCTTTTTGCTGAAAGCCCATCACCGCTTTACCCAATCCCTGAAAGACTTGAAGGTGTGGGTGGCCCCAGGTCTGGCAGCGGGCTGTGACCTCTACGAACGGTTGCTCTCCCAGATGCCGGAGCCTGTGCAAAACTTTGCCACCTACCAGCCTTTGTTTTGGGAACCCCGCCTACAACCCCAGGTACAGCCTCTAACCGAGGCGGATCCCTTACCGCAGGGCTTATTGTTGTGCGATGCCGATGCTGGGCCGGAGTCTTGGGATCCGATTTGGTCGAGACTGTTGGCCCAACCTCAGCGCTCCTGTTTGCTGGTGCAACTGCCGGAGGTGGAACTGGCCACCCCGTTTGAGCGTTGGCCCGCGGTGTTGCGTTCCCGTATCCAGGTGGAATCCATGACCTGGCATAGTCACAATGATGTCGGACATCTAACCCAAATTATCCACACTTTCCGTCCTCAGCATTTGGTGCTGATCCACGGCAGTCCAAAGCAAGCCCAGGATTTAGCCGATCTGCCGGAGTTGTGCAACCGTTATCACGTCCATTGCCCACAGCCTGGACATGGGCTGGAGTTCCCAGACGGACGCCTGCAAACCCCGACCAAGGGATCCGATCTGGCCCATTTCAAGGGCAGCACTGCTGCTGAGATCGGGGATCCGGCGGTGCGTTACGAAGGGGAAGTGGAGGAGGTGTGGCAGGATCACCCTGCTCCTCGCTCGATTGCTGGCGTACAGGTGCATTTGCCTGCTCAGATCACTGAGGATCCCCGTTGGCTGGCCTGGGCCGATACTGGCTTGGTGGAAGCCCGCTGGCAGGGATCCGAACTGGTGCTGCGGGGCCTTTCTCCACGGGAGCTGATCCGTCCGGCAACTCCTACCCCGTCCCACCCCCGACCACCCCAAGCCCCGATAGGAACCCAGCGAGGCATGAAATGCCAAAGTTGCCGCTTTGCGCGCCAGATCTTGACACCCCAAACCCAGGCATTTCGCTGCGATCAAGAACGCTCCCCCCTCTACCGCCTCAGGGTGGATCCCCAGGATAGCTGTCCCTATCATCAGCCTCAGGAGATCCGCTCTTCCGGTTAG
- a CDS encoding ABC transporter ATP-binding protein: protein MFEQEHFANGRSGSVGSLERLTELSAPIRRDSRPPVVQMVGVNKSYQLPEGSFQALYDINLVIEAGEYCAIMGPSGSGKSTLMNLIGCLDQPSSGRYWLDGVEVSTLSDRELAHIRNQKIGFVFQQFHLLPVLTALENVMLPLAYAGIPEPEQRQRAAQALEQVGLGNKLHHRPAQLSGGQQQRVAIARAIVNRPRLLLADEPTGALDSHTSQEVLKIFADLHQQGMTIAMVTHAIEVAQAAQRMIRVEDGRLLS, encoded by the coding sequence ATGTTTGAGCAAGAACACTTCGCCAACGGTCGAAGCGGCTCTGTGGGATCCTTAGAACGTCTCACGGAACTCTCCGCCCCCATTCGCCGTGACAGTCGCCCCCCCGTTGTGCAGATGGTCGGCGTGAATAAGAGCTATCAGCTCCCGGAAGGCAGTTTTCAAGCCCTTTACGATATCAACTTGGTCATTGAAGCCGGGGAATACTGCGCGATTATGGGGCCCTCGGGCTCGGGCAAATCCACCCTCATGAATCTGATTGGTTGTTTGGATCAGCCCAGTTCCGGGCGCTACTGGCTGGATGGAGTGGAGGTCTCTACCCTATCGGATCGGGAGCTGGCCCACATTCGCAATCAAAAAATTGGCTTTGTGTTTCAGCAGTTTCATCTGTTGCCCGTCTTAACCGCCCTGGAAAATGTGATGCTGCCTCTGGCCTACGCTGGGATCCCAGAACCGGAGCAACGTCAGCGGGCGGCGCAAGCCTTAGAACAGGTGGGCTTGGGCAACAAACTGCACCACCGTCCGGCACAACTGTCGGGAGGCCAACAGCAACGGGTGGCCATCGCTCGCGCCATCGTGAATCGCCCGCGTCTACTACTAGCGGATGAGCCGACGGGTGCTTTGGATAGCCATACCAGCCAAGAGGTGCTGAAAATTTTTGCCGATTTACACCAGCAGGGCATGACCATTGCCATGGTTACCCACGCCATTGAAGTGGCCCAGGCCGCCCAGCGCATGATTCGGGTTGAGGATGGGCGCTTGCTGAGCTAG
- a CDS encoding SIMPL domain-containing protein, protein MVKLWKWHPWGSLKLATGLGMVLAVAVLSWTLMGSGGVMANPSEGSRILTVTGQGSTPVETSIAQIRLGVMLRGDSAQTVQQQVAERSERLVTRLKELQVNALQTTGISLYPQYDYRDGQSHLTGVQGQNSVQFEVPVASAGQVLDEAVAAGATQVESVSFRAEDAALVQARSRALTQAVEDAQRQAQDVLGALNLTLGSVERIQIHSDGRVTPPPVPLAPSADFARSEIASTPVEGGEQRVHAQVTLEIRY, encoded by the coding sequence ATGGTCAAGCTGTGGAAATGGCACCCTTGGGGATCCCTGAAGCTGGCAACCGGCTTGGGAATGGTGCTAGCGGTTGCTGTGTTGAGCTGGACTTTGATGGGCAGCGGAGGGGTTATGGCCAATCCTAGTGAGGGATCCCGGATATTGACAGTGACAGGGCAGGGATCCACTCCGGTTGAGACCTCCATTGCCCAAATTCGCTTAGGGGTGATGCTGCGGGGAGACTCAGCACAAACCGTCCAGCAACAGGTGGCGGAACGTTCGGAGCGCCTGGTGACCCGCCTTAAGGAGCTACAGGTCAATGCTCTGCAAACCACGGGGATCTCCCTGTATCCGCAATACGACTATCGGGATGGTCAATCTCACCTGACGGGGGTGCAAGGGCAAAACAGCGTCCAGTTCGAGGTGCCTGTGGCCAGTGCCGGACAAGTCTTGGATGAAGCGGTGGCGGCTGGAGCCACCCAGGTAGAGTCGGTCAGCTTCCGAGCAGAGGATGCCGCTCTGGTGCAGGCGCGCAGCCGTGCTTTGACCCAAGCGGTAGAAGATGCGCAACGCCAAGCTCAGGATGTGTTGGGAGCCTTGAATCTCACCCTCGGTTCAGTCGAACGCATTCAGATTCACAGCGATGGCCGTGTTACCCCACCGCCCGTTCCCCTAGCGCCCAGTGCAGATTTTGCCCGCTCCGAGATCGCTTCTACACCCGTGGAGGGGGGAGAACAAAGAGTACACGCCCAAGTCACCCTAGAGATTCGCTATTAA
- a CDS encoding response regulator, which produces MLSSAFRLSCPGLPMDPSPESIVVPQSETPQTGSSFGKADDGSIRAHVLIVDDSYMVAEMLSNFLGKQGCSISYALDGSSALEQIRRRPPDLIIADWVMPSLNGLDLCRQLRQSPEYAWVYYIIMTAREGNDNMERALEAGADEFLSKPFQAAELMTRVRAGLRIVESRRQQHLIKTGQKQVPSPAKSIGLEVGNRQDLVTRLPLRVAQARSQSEPLSLFVLRIANLSALSKGLDAQARAALLKLFTDRLANNLREGDDLFCYDEGQFIVLLSGSTLAATQIAAERCCQRMIQDPFVVNGQALPVQLHFGAASLMENDDPKGVALLRRAAQAMRDSKNLHSSVVTAPSPISAPEELLNRLKELETENENLRQDLETRIAQIQDLQTQNLQLKEKIHQEKIQVTSLEHLPPSQGFLTHERPQLISRKPIQRRLKRKPRRRSLYRSIYRRKLHRT; this is translated from the coding sequence TTGCTATCTTCGGCTTTCCGTTTGTCCTGCCCCGGTTTGCCCATGGATCCCAGTCCGGAGAGCATTGTTGTACCTCAGTCTGAAACGCCTCAGACAGGTTCCTCCTTTGGCAAGGCCGACGACGGTAGCATTCGTGCCCACGTCCTGATTGTGGATGACAGCTACATGGTGGCGGAGATGTTGTCCAACTTTTTGGGCAAGCAGGGCTGTAGCATTTCCTATGCTTTAGATGGCTCCTCCGCCCTAGAGCAAATTCGTCGTCGACCGCCGGATTTGATCATCGCCGACTGGGTGATGCCCTCCCTGAATGGCTTGGATCTCTGTCGGCAGTTGCGGCAGTCCCCAGAGTACGCCTGGGTGTACTACATCATCATGACTGCCCGTGAGGGCAACGATAATATGGAGCGGGCTTTGGAAGCAGGGGCTGACGAGTTCCTCTCCAAACCGTTTCAAGCGGCAGAGTTGATGACTCGGGTGCGGGCGGGCTTGCGCATTGTGGAAAGTCGCCGCCAACAACACCTGATCAAAACCGGGCAAAAACAAGTTCCATCCCCCGCCAAGTCGATTGGCTTAGAGGTGGGCAACCGTCAGGATTTGGTGACCCGTTTGCCCTTGCGGGTGGCTCAAGCCCGTTCTCAATCGGAACCTCTGAGTCTGTTTGTGCTTCGTATTGCCAACCTTAGCGCTCTCAGTAAAGGGTTGGATGCTCAGGCTCGGGCCGCCCTCCTCAAGCTCTTTACGGATCGGTTGGCCAACAACCTACGGGAGGGGGATGATCTGTTTTGCTACGATGAGGGACAGTTCATCGTTCTCCTGTCAGGGAGCACCCTAGCTGCCACACAAATTGCTGCCGAACGCTGCTGTCAGCGAATGATTCAGGATCCTTTTGTGGTGAATGGGCAAGCTCTGCCGGTGCAGTTGCATTTTGGGGCCGCCAGTCTTATGGAAAACGATGATCCCAAGGGGGTTGCCCTCTTGCGGCGGGCTGCCCAGGCGATGCGAGACAGCAAGAACTTACACAGCTCTGTGGTCACCGCCCCCAGCCCTATCTCGGCTCCTGAGGAGCTGCTGAACCGGCTGAAGGAACTGGAGACAGAGAACGAAAACCTGCGACAGGATTTGGAAACCCGGATAGCTCAGATCCAGGATCTACAGACCCAGAATTTGCAGCTCAAAGAGAAAATTCACCAAGAAAAAATCCAAGTGACTTCCCTCGAGCATCTGCCCCCTTCGCAAGGGTTTTTGACCCATGAACGCCCCCAACTTATCTCGAGAAAACCTATCCAGCGGCGACTCAAGCGCAAACCACGTCGCAGATCTCTCTACAGAAGCATCTACCGGAGAAAATTACACAGAACTTGA
- a CDS encoding shikimate dehydrogenase, with amino-acid sequence MQPISGTTQLLGLIGDPVGHSLSPAMHNAALAALGEDYCYVPFPVAPDQLATAVAGLAALGVQGFNVTIPHKQAILPFLLQVDPRAAAVGAVNTVYRLPGGGWAGTNTDIDGFLQPLLGLNLQGIPALILGCGGAARAVIQGCVELGIQPLRVVGRSPDKLAALQHTWPQLQPVAWADLDPYLAQTQLVINTTPIGMKPGSTPQAREALSPLSWEQLRLLPAGAIVYDLIYVPNPTLLLRMAADLGHTPITGLEMLIQQGAKALSLWLGGKPVPVEVMRQAAQQQLAQLSQDSSPKPPHRE; translated from the coding sequence ATGCAGCCAATCTCAGGCACAACACAACTGCTGGGTTTAATCGGGGATCCGGTTGGCCATAGCCTGTCTCCAGCGATGCACAATGCGGCCCTGGCAGCCTTGGGGGAGGACTACTGCTATGTACCCTTTCCAGTAGCCCCGGACCAGTTGGCAACGGCAGTGGCTGGGTTGGCGGCCTTGGGGGTGCAGGGCTTTAACGTTACCATTCCCCACAAACAGGCGATTTTGCCTTTTTTGCTTCAGGTGGATCCTCGGGCGGCTGCGGTGGGGGCGGTGAATACGGTTTATCGGCTGCCTGGGGGAGGGTGGGCAGGCACGAATACCGATATCGATGGCTTTTTGCAGCCGCTGCTGGGACTAAACCTGCAAGGGATCCCTGCCCTGATCCTGGGATGCGGGGGTGCGGCGCGGGCGGTGATCCAGGGCTGTGTGGAACTGGGGATCCAACCCCTGCGGGTGGTGGGGCGTTCTCCGGACAAGTTGGCCGCTCTGCAACACACCTGGCCTCAACTGCAGCCGGTGGCCTGGGCGGATCTGGATCCCTACTTGGCGCAAACCCAGCTGGTCATTAACACCACCCCGATTGGCATGAAACCGGGATCCACCCCCCAAGCCAGGGAAGCACTTTCCCCCCTGAGCTGGGAGCAACTGCGTCTGCTGCCCGCTGGGGCGATTGTGTATGACCTGATCTATGTGCCGAATCCGACGCTGCTGTTGCGCATGGCCGCCGATTTGGGTCATACCCCGATCACCGGCCTAGAAATGCTGATTCAACAGGGAGCCAAGGCTTTATCCCTGTGGCTGGGGGGCAAACCCGTCCCGGTGGAAGTAATGCGACAAGCCGCTCAGCAACAGTTGGCTCAGCTCTCTCAAGACTCCTCACCCAAGCCTCCTCACAGAGAATGA
- a CDS encoding ABC transporter ATP-binding protein — translation MASVTYEHVTKRYGDTTAVHDLNIAIEDGEFLVFVGPSGCGKTTSLRMLAGLEEISAGSIYIGDRLVNEVPPKDRDIAMVFQSYALYPHMSVAENMAFGLKLRGLPKVEIENRVKGVAKRLGIEHLLDRKPKELSGGQRQRVAVGRAIVRNPAVFLMDEPLSNLDAKLRVQARAEISKLHMQLGTTFIYVTHDQVEAMTMGSRIAVMKDGHLQQIDTPHSLYTHPTNMFVAGFIGSPSMNFFPAKLLEQEGTLWVDTGAFRVAIPSHKADPYRQYVGKSVIFGIRPENIHDPQYQPQGIQPAPVRAKVSVTELMGNEVILYLSTSDKEGILAEQEFVARVDPRTEIHVNQWAEVIFDMDRFHLFDKESEQRLG, via the coding sequence ATGGCCAGTGTTACTTACGAGCATGTAACCAAGCGATACGGGGACACCACCGCTGTACATGATTTGAATATTGCTATCGAAGATGGGGAGTTTCTGGTCTTTGTTGGCCCTTCCGGTTGTGGCAAAACCACCTCCCTGCGGATGCTGGCCGGACTAGAAGAAATCAGCGCGGGCTCCATCTACATTGGCGATCGCCTCGTTAACGAAGTGCCCCCCAAGGATCGGGATATCGCCATGGTCTTCCAGTCCTACGCCCTCTACCCCCACATGAGCGTGGCCGAGAATATGGCCTTTGGCCTAAAGCTGCGGGGGTTACCGAAGGTGGAGATTGAAAATCGCGTCAAGGGAGTAGCCAAGCGCCTGGGCATCGAACATCTGCTTGACCGCAAACCCAAAGAACTATCCGGTGGGCAACGGCAACGGGTAGCCGTCGGTCGAGCGATTGTGCGCAATCCAGCAGTCTTTTTGATGGATGAACCCCTTTCCAACCTGGATGCCAAACTGCGGGTACAGGCACGGGCTGAGATCAGCAAATTGCACATGCAACTGGGCACCACCTTCATCTATGTCACCCACGACCAGGTGGAAGCCATGACCATGGGCAGCCGTATCGCCGTCATGAAAGATGGCCACCTGCAGCAAATTGATACCCCCCACAGCCTCTACACTCACCCCACTAATATGTTCGTGGCTGGGTTCATCGGCAGCCCCTCCATGAATTTTTTCCCGGCTAAGCTCCTCGAACAAGAGGGCACCCTCTGGGTGGATACCGGCGCTTTCCGGGTGGCCATTCCCTCCCACAAAGCGGATCCCTATCGGCAATACGTCGGCAAGTCCGTGATCTTCGGCATTCGTCCCGAAAACATTCACGATCCCCAGTACCAACCCCAAGGGATCCAACCGGCTCCGGTACGGGCGAAAGTGTCGGTGACCGAGCTGATGGGCAATGAAGTCATCCTTTACCTGAGCACCAGCGACAAAGAAGGGATCCTGGCGGAGCAGGAGTTTGTCGCCCGTGTGGATCCCCGCACCGAAATCCACGTTAATCAATGGGCCGAGGTGATCTTCGATATGGATCGCTTCCACTTGTTCGATAAAGAGAGCGAGCAGCGCTTGGGTTAG
- a CDS encoding class I SAM-dependent methyltransferase: protein MPEQSIPSLVQAQFDEFPYPNVPIEQTVTDNSALFANSITTARYLRERKVVDPAGKLMLNAGCGSGWETLVLATANPGAHYIGVDISAESIKMAQQRFQFHQIEDVRFEVMDITDMTSLGEQFDFIACNDVLYLLDDPVAGLRGMRQVLKPDGIIRTNVHSLYQRQFIFHMQDAMELLGVMDEPASKAVPILRELMDALHEGSFVKSHWNGDAIKTTTGILANFLLRSDKGFTVPQVFEMLRQAELEFVSMVNWQQWKLERVLNKPVPYAMRSIKKLSQEELLHFIELIFPNMTRLIDFWCGHPSGATPPQPFSHEEWWNGSVQAHPLLLRLNARAAFENAIRDNGPVNINGWPGAEGNISVDPFSVRWLIEAFGEKPVPVQALVVQAMELMDWTQEEAFNQVLANLKFLEERLVLLLNSPFR, encoded by the coding sequence ATGCCGGAGCAATCCATCCCCAGTCTGGTTCAGGCGCAGTTTGACGAATTTCCGTACCCGAATGTACCGATTGAGCAAACGGTTACGGATAATTCCGCTCTTTTTGCCAATAGCATCACCACCGCCCGTTACCTGCGGGAGCGCAAAGTCGTGGATCCGGCGGGCAAACTCATGCTCAATGCCGGTTGTGGCTCTGGCTGGGAAACCCTGGTGCTGGCCACCGCCAACCCTGGCGCCCACTATATCGGGGTTGATATCTCCGCCGAATCCATCAAAATGGCCCAGCAGCGCTTCCAGTTCCACCAAATTGAGGATGTGCGCTTCGAGGTGATGGATATCACCGATATGACCTCCTTGGGAGAACAGTTTGATTTCATCGCCTGTAACGATGTGCTCTACCTGCTCGATGATCCAGTAGCGGGGCTAAGGGGAATGCGCCAGGTGCTGAAACCGGATGGCATCATCCGCACCAATGTCCACAGTCTCTACCAGCGCCAGTTCATTTTTCATATGCAAGATGCCATGGAGCTGCTGGGGGTGATGGATGAGCCTGCCTCTAAGGCCGTTCCCATTCTGCGAGAACTGATGGATGCTCTCCACGAGGGCAGCTTTGTCAAAAGTCACTGGAATGGCGATGCCATCAAAACGACTACCGGTATTTTGGCCAACTTCCTGCTCCGCAGTGACAAAGGCTTCACGGTGCCGCAGGTGTTCGAGATGTTGCGCCAAGCTGAGCTGGAGTTCGTCAGCATGGTGAACTGGCAGCAATGGAAGCTGGAGCGGGTGCTCAACAAGCCAGTCCCCTACGCCATGCGGTCCATCAAAAAGCTGAGTCAAGAGGAATTGCTACATTTCATCGAGCTCATTTTCCCCAACATGACTCGGTTGATCGACTTCTGGTGCGGCCACCCAAGCGGGGCAACTCCTCCCCAACCCTTCAGCCATGAGGAATGGTGGAATGGCTCCGTCCAGGCCCATCCCCTGTTGCTGCGGCTCAATGCCAGGGCTGCTTTTGAGAACGCCATCCGCGACAATGGCCCCGTGAATATCAATGGCTGGCCGGGGGCAGAAGGGAACATCAGTGTGGATCCCTTCTCGGTGCGTTGGTTAATCGAAGCGTTTGGGGAGAAGCCTGTGCCGGTGCAAGCGCTGGTTGTCCAAGCCATGGAGTTGATGGATTGGACTCAAGAGGAAGCCTTCAATCAGGTGTTGGCTAACCTCAAGTTTTTGGAGGAGCGTCTTGTGTTGCTGCTCAATTCCCCATTTCGGTAG